From Campylobacter concisus:
TCTGGCGTAAAATTTTAAAAAAATTTAAAAGGTCTTAAATGGATGAAATTTATCTGATCTCTTTGGCTAAAGATACCAAAAGACGCGAGCTTTTGCAGCGGAAATTTAGCTCTTATGATAGCTTTAAGCTAATAGACGCAGTTGATGGCAGGGAGCTAAACGCGAGGGAGTACTATAAGATCATTTCGCCATCATTTAAAGCTTATGGCAAGGTTTTAAGCCCAGCAGAAGTCGGCTGCTCGCTCTCGCACGTGAAGGCCTACGAGGCATTTTTGGCAAGTGAGGCTAAATTTGCTCTCATCTTTGAAGATGACGTGATCGGAGATGATGAGGCGATAAAAGAGGCCTTTTTGGCAGCTAGCAAGATGCCTGAAAACAGCGTGCTCATATGTGGCATGCAAGATGGGCTGGAGGGCAGGTTTAGCGCCTTTGGCAAAAAGGTGGATACTAGCCTAAGTAAGCCGCTTTGGCAGGTCTCAGTGCACTCATTTTCAAGCATTTATAGAGCAGGGGCCTATGTGCTAACTAAAAAAAGTGCCAAAAATTTGCTTGAAATTCATAAACGTGCGCTTTGCACGACCGATGTTTGGGACTATTTGCTAGGCGTTAATGATATGCAGATGTATTTTTGCGATCTTTTTGCGCACCCAACTGATCTTAGTGGCTCAAACATCGAGGGCGAGCGCCTTGAGAGGGGATACAGGGCAAATTTAAAGGCATACATAAAAACATTTAAATTTATACTTTTCTCACGACTTGAAAAGCTTCAAGGCTATGAGAGAATTTTTAAAAGGGGCTAAATGAGCGAGCCGTTAATCAGCATCGTAACCGCGACCTATAAGCGTCCAGAGCTTTTAAAAAAGGCCATAAAAAGCGCTCTAGCTCAAAGCTATAAAAATTTAGAAATAGTAGTAACGGACGACGGCGATGACGAGAGTGCGAGTGAAATTTGCAAGAGTTTTAACGACGCAAGGATCAAATTTGTAAAAAACAGCACTCACAAAAAGAGCCCAAATGGCAACAAAAATAACGGCTTTGACAACGCAACAGGCGAGTTTGTCTGCTTGCTTGACGATGACGATGAGCTTTTGCCAGAGGCGATAAAGGAGTGCTATGAAATTTTAAAAAGTGGCGAGTATTCATGCGTTTTTGCAGATGCGATCTGCGAAAAAGATGGCGTGATGACCGAGGTCGTGGCTGGTAGAAGCCCATATAGCAAGAGTGGGGCGATGAGCAAGGTTGATTACCACTGTGGGCGGATAAATGGCGAGTATTTTAAGCTTTTTTCGCGTGAATTTATAGACGGTTTTAGGTTTGATGAGAGTAGTTTTGGCGGCGAAAATGAGCTTTATATCCGCTTTTTTGAAAAAAATGTCTTTTATCTTAAAAAGCCACTTTACATCTACCGCATCGCAAGAAGTGATAGTGCTACGCTAAATGCCGGTAAGCACGCGTTAAACGTTGCAAACGCTTACATCAAAACAGCAAATTTGCACTACGACATCGCTATCAAAAATGAGCCAAAATTTCTAGCTATGCAGTATAAAAACGCCGCTTACTACGCCAAAATAGCAGGCGAATATGGCCTTATGCTAAGGTGTATCTTTAAAAGTCTTAGCATTAAATTTAGCAAAGAAGCGTTTATTTTTTTACTGCTTAGCCCGCTTCCAAGTGGCATTTTACCAGCACTTTCAAAGCTTAGAGTAAAGATAAAACAAAGGTTTGGCGTATGAAGATATTATTTGTCACATCAACGCTTAGAAGTGGCGGTGCGGAGCGGGTTTGCGCGGTGATCGCATCAAGATTTAGCGTGGATCATGATGTAAGCCTTGTTAAATTTGACAAAGATGAGCCATTTTACGAGCTGGCAAGTGGCGTGAAGCTCATAAATTTAGGCGTTGGGGCTGATGAGCTTGGCTTTGTTGGAAATTTAAAAAAGAGAGTTTCAAAGGTGCTTGCTTTAAGAGCACTCATACGAGAGGGCAAATTTGACGCTGTGATATCCTTTTTAGATGCCGTAAATACCTTGGTTCTCTTTAGCTCAGCTGGGCTAAAAACGCCCATAATCATAAGTGAGCACACAAACTATCTTGCGCCAAAAAGAGCCATTTTTAAGGTGCTAAGACGCATAAGCTATCCATTTGCAAACGCACTTAGCGTCTTAAGCGACGAGGATCTAGGATATTACTCAAAATTTTGCAAAAATGTGATGAAAATTTACAACCCACTCTTTGAAGAGGTGCAAAATGAGAGCTTTACTAAAGAAAATTTAGTCATCTTTGTTGGCAGGCTAAATAAGATAAAAAACTGCGAAATGTTTGTAAGAGTGGCTGCAAACTTAAAGCAAAGTGGCTATAAATTTGCTGTCGCTGGAGATGGTGGCGAGAGAGCAAATTTAGAAAATTTAGCTAAAAATTTAGGCGCTGAGGTAGAGTTTTTGGGCAACGTAAGCGACATCGCCTCGCTTTATAAAAGGGCAAAGGTGCTACTATCTTGCTCAAATTTCGAGGGTCTTGGAAACACCTTGATAGAGGCGATAAACTATGACTGCGTGCGTGTTGCGACAAGAACTAGCGGGGCAAAAGAGCTTATAAAAGATGGCTTTGATGGCTTGCTTTGCGAGATAAATGACGCTACGCAGATGAGCGAAAAGCTTGCAAATTTGCTGCAAGATGAGGCAAAGATGGGCGAATTTGCCAAAAATGCAAGAGCTAGACTTGATGAGTTTAGCGTGGAGCAAATTTATAAAAAATGGCTGGAGCTTTTAAGGCTTGGAGGTGTGAAGTGAAAATTCTTTTTGTCATCGCCGCACTTAGAAATGGCGGAGCTGAGCGCGTGCTAAACGTGCTTGCAAATGAGCTTAGCAAGGACAATGAGATCACTATCGCCCTGCTTGAAGAGGATCTTGGACTTTATAAATTTAGTGAAAAGATAAATATCATAAATCTTAGCGTCACTGGCTCAGGGCTCGCTTTAAAATTTAAAAAAATTCTCGCCCTTAGAGCGCTTTTTAAAGAGCAAAGGGCTGATCTCATAATTAGCTTTATCGACTGGACAAACGTCGCTTGCGTGCTGGCAAATTTGAGGCTAAAGAGCAAACTAATAGCAACCGAGCATCACGAGCATAGCTACCTAAAAAGCAAAATCGCAAGCGCTATGCGTGACCTTGCCTACCGCTTTGTAGATGGCTTAAGCGTGCTAAGTAAAAGTGACTACGACTACTATAAATTTGCCAAAAAACGCGAGGTCATCCACAACCCACTTTTTATCGATGTGCCTAAAATTTGCGAGAAGCAAAACGTCATCTTAAGCGTGGCAAGGCTGGAGGCGGTAAAGGGCTATGATCTCTATTTTGAGGCGCTTAGCAAGGTGAGTAAGGGCTTGCTTGATGGCTGGGAGATAAAGATCGCAGGCAGTGGCAGGCAAGAAGTGCAGCTAAAGCAAATAGCTTCAAATTTGGGGCTTAACGTAAAATTTCTAGGTCATATTAGCGACGTCACAAAGCTTTATAGCGAGGCAAAAATTTTTGTTCTTAGCTCAAGAAGCGAGGGGCTTTCAAACGTGTTAATCGAGTCAGGTGCTTTTAACTGCGCTAGGTTAAGTAGCGACACCGTGGGTGCAAGAGAGCTTATAAATGACGGCACGGACGGGCTTATCTTTAAAAATGGCGACGCAAATGATTTAAAAGATAAGCTTGAGATGCTTTTAAAAGATGAAAATTTAAGGCAAAAACTAGCAAAAAACGCCAGCGAAAATGCAAATTTATTTAGCAAAGAAAATATCATCAAGCAGTGGCGAGAATTTATAAAAAAGGTTGTTAGCAAGTGAAAAAATTAGCCGTTTTTTTATACTCGATGGGGCCTGGTGGGGCTGAGCGAAATGTGGCAAATTTACTGCCATTTTTGATTAAACGTTATGAAGTTCATCTCATCTTAATGAGCAAGGTCATTGCCTATGAGATCCCAAGCGAGGTGCAGATCCACTTTATAGAAAACAGCGATCCTTATGAGAGCGGGCTAAAGAAGCTTGCAAGGCTCTTTTTGGCAATGCCAATGCTTGCCTTTAAGTATAAAAAACTTTGTCAAAACTTAGGTATCGACACGCAGTTTGTGCTTATGAACCGCCCTTGTTATATTGCTGGGCTTGCTATAATTTTAGGGCTAAAGGCTAGGCTGGTTATCAGCGAGCGAAGCTGTCCGTCTATCTTATATAAAAACGATCTAAGCGGTAGGGTTAATAAATTTTTGCTCACTCATCTTTATAAAAAGGCTGATCTAATCCTCGCAAATGCAGCTGGCAACAAAGAGGATCTGGTGAGAAATTTTGGCATGAGTGAGGCTAAGACAAAGGTGCTTTATAACGCCCTTGATCTAAAAACTATAAATTTACTAAAAGATGAGCCGCTTGATGGCGATTTTAGGCCATTTTTCATAAACATCGGCCGCCTTGATAGTGGTAAAAATCAAGCCATGCTAATAAAAATAATCGCATCTATCAACGACCCTCGTGCAACGCTTGGCATTTTAGGGAAAGGGCCTTTAAAAGACGAGCTGCAAAATTTGATAGACAAGCTTGGCATTACTGGGCGAGTAAAGCTTCTTGGCACTGATAAAAATCCATTTAAACATATAAAAAATGCCTCTTGCTTACTTTGCGCTTCGCGTTTTGAGGGCTTTTCAAATGTCCTTTTGGAGGCACTAGCATGCGAAAAAACTATCATCTCAACCGAGCATAAAAGCGGTGCAAAGGAGCTTTTGGGCGAGAGCGAGTTTGGCATCTTAGTGCCAGTTGATGATGAAAATGCGATGAAAGAGGCGATGATAAAGGTGCTTAACGAGCCAAAGATAAGGCAAAATTTTGAAAATGTTGCGTATAATCGGGCTAAATTTTTTGATAGTGAAAATATAGCGAGCGAGCTTATAAATTTTTTGGAAAATCCTAATGAATAGAAATTTATTTTTTAAAAATTACTCTTTATACTTGATGATATTTGTCGCAGTTTTTTTTAGCGTGATTTGTAGGCTTTACTGGGTCTTTTGGGCGAGCGAGTATCCGGTATTTTTCTGGAACAACGAGCTAATGATCAGCACAAACGACGGATACGCATTTGCCGAGGGCGCAAGGGATATGCTGGCTGGCTTTCACCAAGAAAACGATCTTAGCTACTACGGCTATCCGCTCTCGACGCTTACTTACTGGATCGTGAAATTTCTGGGCGTCAAGCTTGAGACGGCGATGATTTATATGAGCGTATTTTTCTCATCGCTTGTCGCTGTGCCAGTTATCTTAATCGCAAATGAGTATAAGCTAAAATTTGCTGGCTTTATCGCCGCACTTCTTGCCGTCGTCGCAAATAGCTACTACAACCGTACTATGGCAGGCTACTACGATACTGATATGCTCATCATCCCACTTAGCGTCTTTGTCGTTTGGGGACTTGTTAGGGTGCTTGAGAAAAAGGATACAAAGAGCC
This genomic window contains:
- a CDS encoding glycosyltransferase family 25 protein, with the protein product MDEIYLISLAKDTKRRELLQRKFSSYDSFKLIDAVDGRELNAREYYKIISPSFKAYGKVLSPAEVGCSLSHVKAYEAFLASEAKFALIFEDDVIGDDEAIKEAFLAASKMPENSVLICGMQDGLEGRFSAFGKKVDTSLSKPLWQVSVHSFSSIYRAGAYVLTKKSAKNLLEIHKRALCTTDVWDYLLGVNDMQMYFCDLFAHPTDLSGSNIEGERLERGYRANLKAYIKTFKFILFSRLEKLQGYERIFKRG
- a CDS encoding glycosyltransferase family 2 protein; the protein is MSEPLISIVTATYKRPELLKKAIKSALAQSYKNLEIVVTDDGDDESASEICKSFNDARIKFVKNSTHKKSPNGNKNNGFDNATGEFVCLLDDDDELLPEAIKECYEILKSGEYSCVFADAICEKDGVMTEVVAGRSPYSKSGAMSKVDYHCGRINGEYFKLFSREFIDGFRFDESSFGGENELYIRFFEKNVFYLKKPLYIYRIARSDSATLNAGKHALNVANAYIKTANLHYDIAIKNEPKFLAMQYKNAAYYAKIAGEYGLMLRCIFKSLSIKFSKEAFIFLLLSPLPSGILPALSKLRVKIKQRFGV
- a CDS encoding glycosyltransferase encodes the protein MKILFVTSTLRSGGAERVCAVIASRFSVDHDVSLVKFDKDEPFYELASGVKLINLGVGADELGFVGNLKKRVSKVLALRALIREGKFDAVISFLDAVNTLVLFSSAGLKTPIIISEHTNYLAPKRAIFKVLRRISYPFANALSVLSDEDLGYYSKFCKNVMKIYNPLFEEVQNESFTKENLVIFVGRLNKIKNCEMFVRVAANLKQSGYKFAVAGDGGERANLENLAKNLGAEVEFLGNVSDIASLYKRAKVLLSCSNFEGLGNTLIEAINYDCVRVATRTSGAKELIKDGFDGLLCEINDATQMSEKLANLLQDEAKMGEFAKNARARLDEFSVEQIYKKWLELLRLGGVK
- a CDS encoding glycosyltransferase, encoding MKILFVIAALRNGGAERVLNVLANELSKDNEITIALLEEDLGLYKFSEKINIINLSVTGSGLALKFKKILALRALFKEQRADLIISFIDWTNVACVLANLRLKSKLIATEHHEHSYLKSKIASAMRDLAYRFVDGLSVLSKSDYDYYKFAKKREVIHNPLFIDVPKICEKQNVILSVARLEAVKGYDLYFEALSKVSKGLLDGWEIKIAGSGRQEVQLKQIASNLGLNVKFLGHISDVTKLYSEAKIFVLSSRSEGLSNVLIESGAFNCARLSSDTVGARELINDGTDGLIFKNGDANDLKDKLEMLLKDENLRQKLAKNASENANLFSKENIIKQWREFIKKVVSK
- a CDS encoding glycosyltransferase, whose amino-acid sequence is MKKLAVFLYSMGPGGAERNVANLLPFLIKRYEVHLILMSKVIAYEIPSEVQIHFIENSDPYESGLKKLARLFLAMPMLAFKYKKLCQNLGIDTQFVLMNRPCYIAGLAIILGLKARLVISERSCPSILYKNDLSGRVNKFLLTHLYKKADLILANAAGNKEDLVRNFGMSEAKTKVLYNALDLKTINLLKDEPLDGDFRPFFINIGRLDSGKNQAMLIKIIASINDPRATLGILGKGPLKDELQNLIDKLGITGRVKLLGTDKNPFKHIKNASCLLCASRFEGFSNVLLEALACEKTIISTEHKSGAKELLGESEFGILVPVDDENAMKEAMIKVLNEPKIRQNFENVAYNRAKFFDSENIASELINFLENPNE